One segment of Vagococcus martis DNA contains the following:
- a CDS encoding DUF2877 domain-containing protein has translation MCAYTFSSDYHGEKVETLLSDSSKDVSFHSEFKSGVNVKVGDDLLYISYPYFQIPPFGLMLRKEVMDYIKPLFKEAKLSLHQGRLVIGDFQLTLEKSREVSTYIQKKELKTDLFLESLEFYAKQSPLIEYSLNENLEKLVMELIGFGQGLTPSGDDFIVGLLALNSRINYLPSSIFSVIEKKINAKQTTDVSIAYLKSALEGQYSTAVVEVMNKLDNPVGLSKALELLAQTGHSSGKDTIYGMYYGLTLIQK, from the coding sequence ATGTGTGCTTACACGTTCTCAAGTGATTATCATGGGGAAAAAGTAGAAACATTATTATCAGATAGCTCTAAAGACGTGTCATTTCATAGTGAATTTAAATCTGGGGTGAATGTGAAAGTAGGAGATGACTTATTGTATATCAGTTATCCCTATTTTCAAATACCACCATTTGGATTGATGTTAAGAAAAGAAGTAATGGATTATATTAAACCGTTATTTAAAGAAGCTAAACTCTCGCTTCATCAAGGAAGATTAGTTATTGGAGATTTTCAATTAACATTAGAAAAAAGTAGGGAAGTATCAACTTATATTCAAAAAAAGGAATTAAAAACAGATTTATTTTTAGAATCATTAGAATTTTATGCCAAACAGTCACCATTAATAGAATATTCATTAAATGAAAACTTAGAGAAACTTGTAATGGAGTTAATTGGGTTTGGTCAAGGCTTAACACCATCTGGAGATGATTTTATAGTGGGGTTACTTGCTTTAAACAGTCGAATAAATTATTTACCATCATCTATCTTTTCTGTGATTGAGAAAAAAATTAACGCCAAACAAACGACAGATGTTTCTATAGCCTATTTGAAAAGTGCTTTAGAAGGTCAGTATAGTACAGCAGTAGTCGAAGTTATGAATAAATTAGACAATCCTGTAGGACTATCAAAAGCATTAGAATTACTAGCACAAACGGGACACTCATCAGGAAAAGATACGATTTATGGGATGTATTATGGATTAACATTAATTCAAAAATAG
- a CDS encoding alpha/beta hydrolase: MTVYSYADRENNRIEATFHKSTKQNKDNPLIIYIHGGGLIYGSKDDLPLVHIEKFTQLGFNILALDYPLIPESSLEKLINSLLDGINWGVSKFTTNDDFILFGRSAGAYLSLILSAKFLDIKPKAIISFYGYYSLMDKELKKPSDFYTQYPLLDDVMIAPLIQKQPLFNAPIEQRFPIYLSYRQRGVWINKMLDQVSDIENYSLTDDDIRALPPLFIAVSKDDQDVPYTQSIYLHDLATKSDMYTLNDLPHDFDRLVDDVQTKKTYHQLMNWLICLQK, encoded by the coding sequence ATGACGGTTTATTCTTATGCTGACAGAGAAAACAATCGAATAGAGGCCACATTTCATAAAAGTACAAAACAAAATAAAGACAATCCACTGATTATTTATATTCATGGTGGCGGACTAATCTATGGTTCAAAAGATGATTTACCATTAGTTCATATTGAAAAATTTACACAATTAGGATTTAATATACTAGCTCTTGACTATCCGTTAATCCCTGAAAGTTCACTAGAAAAATTGATTAATAGTTTACTAGATGGCATTAATTGGGGAGTATCGAAGTTTACAACTAATGATGATTTTATTTTATTTGGACGTTCAGCTGGTGCTTATCTGTCATTGATTTTGAGTGCTAAGTTTTTAGATATTAAACCAAAAGCAATCATTTCTTTTTATGGATACTATTCACTAATGGATAAAGAACTTAAAAAACCAAGTGATTTTTACACACAATATCCTTTACTAGATGATGTCATGATTGCCCCTCTTATCCAAAAACAGCCTTTATTTAATGCACCCATCGAGCAAAGATTTCCTATTTACTTATCCTATCGCCAACGTGGTGTCTGGATTAACAAAATGCTTGATCAAGTATCAGATATAGAAAACTATTCGTTAACAGACGATGACATTCGTGCTTTACCACCTCTATTTATTGCGGTAAGTAAAGACGATCAAGATGTTCCTTATACACAATCAATCTATCTACATGACTTAGCCACTAAATCTGACATGTACACTCTTAATGATTTACCACATGATTTTGATCGATTAGTGGATGATGTGCAAACAAAAAAAACCTACCATCAATTAATGAATTGGCTCATATGTTTACAAAAATAA
- the arcC gene encoding carbamate kinase: MGKKVVLALGGNAILQPGQVGNYDVQKGNVETSAKSIAKVVNEGHNVVVVHGNGPQVGQILRQNELSKEEVPEQPLPVCSAESQGFIGYMMQESLKNMLPTKQVVTLLTMTEVDKNDEAFNHPTKPIGSFYSKEESIELEKSKGWVMGEDAGRGYRRLVPSPEPKSIVEVDTIKTLIDNGTLVVSTGGGGIPVVRDKDNQLSGVAAVIDKDSSALKLSEELDADVLMILTDVPNVYINYGKPNQEKLTMLSIEKAQQYFDEGHFSDGSMGPKMQACIEFAKLGKTAIICSLEDAAQALAGNAGTQVIGK, encoded by the coding sequence ATGGGGAAAAAAGTTGTATTAGCTTTAGGCGGAAACGCGATTTTGCAACCGGGACAAGTTGGAAATTATGATGTTCAAAAAGGAAATGTAGAAACAAGTGCGAAAAGTATTGCTAAAGTGGTAAATGAAGGACATAATGTTGTGGTAGTTCATGGTAACGGACCGCAAGTTGGTCAAATATTACGTCAAAATGAATTATCCAAAGAAGAAGTACCTGAGCAACCGCTACCAGTTTGTAGTGCAGAATCTCAAGGTTTTATTGGATACATGATGCAAGAATCATTAAAAAATATGTTACCTACTAAACAAGTTGTTACATTATTAACAATGACAGAAGTTGATAAAAATGATGAGGCATTTAATCATCCAACAAAACCAATAGGATCTTTTTATAGTAAAGAGGAAAGTATTGAACTAGAAAAAAGTAAAGGATGGGTTATGGGAGAAGATGCCGGACGCGGTTATCGTCGATTGGTACCATCGCCTGAACCAAAAAGTATTGTGGAAGTCGATACAATCAAAACACTAATTGATAATGGAACACTTGTTGTTTCAACTGGTGGAGGAGGCATCCCTGTTGTTAGAGATAAAGACAATCAATTATCAGGAGTTGCTGCAGTCATTGATAAAGATTCTTCGGCACTAAAATTATCAGAAGAATTAGATGCTGATGTGTTAATGATACTGACTGATGTGCCAAATGTTTATATCAATTATGGTAAACCAAATCAAGAAAAATTAACGATGTTATCAATTGAAAAAGCACAACAATATTTTGATGAAGGTCATTTCTCAGATGGAAGTATGGGACCTAAAATGCAAGCATGTATTGAGTTTGCAAAACTAGGTAAAACAGCTATTATTTGTTCCTTAGAAGATGCTGCACAAGCTTTAGCAGGTAATGCTGGAACACAGGTAATAGGAAAATAA